The following proteins come from a genomic window of Frankia casuarinae:
- the hemC gene encoding hydroxymethylbilane synthase: MTGIDPTSTDPTSTDPTSIGATGTGATGTGADLLARFAGRRLRLGTRRSALALAQSGTVAATLRARVGCAVELVPIVTAGDRSSGEISQIGGTGVFVSALRDALLSGEIDLAVHSLKDLPTATPPGLVLAAVPPRADPRDVLVAPSGRRLAELRAGARIATGSPRRAAQLRALGLGLEVVTIRGNVDTRLKKAIDGEVDAVVLAHAGLARLDRLDAVTEILEPTVMLPAPGQGALAIECTGGAGLVVAGPARALVPAGPGSGPAVGQTGGETWSDGGQPVDTGLAELLRFVLDDASSSVAVRAERAFLAGIEAGCTAPVGALAELLPELAEGAAAEAGGAPPAGRLCLRAVVAAPDGSDVLRRDVTGSAVDPEALGQRLADDMLSAGAHSLMGTR; encoded by the coding sequence GTGACGGGGATCGACCCGACGAGTACCGACCCGACGAGTACCGATCCGACGAGCATCGGCGCCACGGGTACCGGCGCCACGGGTACCGGCGCCGACCTGCTGGCCCGTTTCGCCGGCCGCCGGCTGCGGCTGGGAACACGGCGCTCGGCGCTGGCGCTGGCCCAGTCCGGGACGGTCGCTGCCACCCTGCGGGCGCGGGTGGGCTGCGCCGTCGAGCTGGTGCCGATCGTCACGGCGGGGGACCGCTCGTCCGGGGAGATCAGCCAGATCGGCGGGACCGGCGTCTTCGTCAGCGCGCTGCGCGACGCCCTGCTGTCCGGCGAGATCGACCTGGCGGTCCACTCGTTGAAGGACCTTCCGACGGCCACCCCACCCGGTCTGGTGCTCGCCGCGGTCCCGCCGCGGGCGGACCCCCGGGACGTGCTGGTCGCCCCGAGCGGGCGGCGCCTGGCCGAGCTCAGGGCCGGCGCCCGGATCGCGACCGGATCCCCACGTCGCGCCGCGCAGCTGCGTGCTCTCGGCCTCGGGCTGGAGGTCGTCACGATCCGCGGCAATGTCGACACCCGGTTGAAGAAGGCCATCGACGGTGAGGTGGACGCGGTCGTCCTCGCGCACGCCGGGCTGGCGCGGCTCGACCGGCTCGATGCCGTCACCGAGATCCTCGAACCCACGGTGATGCTGCCCGCGCCCGGCCAGGGAGCCCTGGCGATCGAGTGCACGGGCGGTGCCGGGCTCGTCGTGGCCGGTCCGGCGCGCGCTCTGGTGCCCGCCGGGCCGGGTTCAGGTCCCGCTGTGGGACAAACCGGTGGCGAAACGTGGTCAGATGGCGGCCAGCCCGTCGATACGGGCCTCGCCGAGCTGCTACGGTTTGTGCTCGATGACGCATCGTCGTCCGTCGCGGTCAGAGCGGAACGCGCGTTCCTCGCCGGCATCGAAGCTGGTTGTACTGCCCCGGTCGGCGCCTTGGCCGAGCTTCTTCCGGAGCTGGCCGAAGGAGCCGCGGCGGAGGCCGGCGGTGCGCCTCCCGCGGGTCGTCTGTGCCTGCGGGCGGTCGTCGCCGCGCCGGACGGAAGCGATGTCCTCCGGCGTGACGTCACCGGATCCGCCGTCGACCCGGAGGCGCTCGGGCAGCGCCTCGCGGACGACATGCTGTCCGCCGGAGCACACTCGCTGATGGGAACCCGCTGA
- a CDS encoding uroporphyrinogen-III synthase encodes MATRRTKKPVSPVALVGAGPRDPGLLTVLAVETLAAADLVVADPEVAPAVVENLTAEVLRIGDLEAPKPVRDAEAATAAVVSRARAGDKVVRLYASDPWLTRIGAADAQALAKAKIPYRVVPGILTGAAVATYAGVAPGAPVTFASTSGVFSSSGTVPASSPFGGSEPVGPLTGPPFGASRLGGRPIAGLGGGLGGGLGTGGFGSPLGLGAAGGFGGFGAPISSPGDLDWGALAQTPGTLVVTAAPTEVGKVAAALVEHGRPGDTPIAVTVDGTTTDQRTVTSTLDRVEADTAPLLTAAPTPITQVVLSIGPVVATRGKLSWWETRALFGWTVLVPRTKEQAAILSDLLRSHGASPLEVPTIAVEPPRTAAPMERAITGLVSGRYQWVAFTSVNAVKAVQEKVEERSLDARAFAGVKVAAIGEATADALRTFGIRPDLVPSGQQSSEGLLADWPDFDDTLDLLDRVLLPRADIATETLVAGLKERGWQVDDVTAYRTVRAAPPPASIREALKGGRVDAVVFTSSSTVRNLVGIAGKPHETTVIAVIGPATAATAQELGLRVDVQAPEASIPALVGALAEFAAEHREELGKIGPLAARLPKPRRGSRR; translated from the coding sequence ATGGCCACCCGACGAACGAAGAAGCCCGTCTCCCCGGTCGCCCTGGTGGGTGCCGGACCGCGTGACCCCGGACTGCTCACCGTCCTCGCGGTCGAGACCCTGGCCGCCGCCGACCTGGTGGTTGCCGATCCCGAGGTGGCGCCGGCGGTGGTGGAGAACCTCACCGCCGAAGTGCTGCGCATCGGCGACCTCGAGGCGCCGAAGCCGGTCCGTGACGCGGAGGCGGCGACCGCCGCGGTGGTGAGCAGGGCCCGTGCCGGTGACAAGGTGGTCCGGCTCTACGCCTCCGATCCGTGGCTGACCCGCATCGGCGCCGCGGACGCCCAGGCGCTCGCGAAGGCCAAGATCCCCTATCGGGTGGTGCCCGGCATCCTCACCGGCGCCGCGGTCGCGACCTACGCCGGGGTCGCCCCGGGCGCGCCGGTCACCTTCGCCAGTACCTCCGGGGTCTTCTCGTCGTCGGGCACCGTGCCGGCGTCCTCGCCGTTCGGCGGGAGCGAGCCGGTGGGTCCGCTCACCGGTCCTCCGTTCGGGGCCTCGCGGCTGGGCGGACGGCCGATCGCCGGTCTCGGGGGCGGGCTCGGCGGTGGCCTGGGAACCGGCGGGTTCGGCTCGCCGCTGGGCCTCGGTGCCGCGGGCGGCTTCGGCGGGTTCGGTGCGCCGATCTCCTCCCCCGGTGACCTGGACTGGGGTGCCCTCGCCCAGACCCCGGGCACCCTCGTGGTCACGGCGGCACCGACGGAGGTCGGCAAGGTCGCGGCGGCGCTCGTCGAGCACGGGCGGCCCGGTGACACCCCGATCGCGGTGACCGTGGACGGCACCACCACCGACCAGCGCACCGTCACCTCGACGCTCGACCGGGTCGAGGCGGACACGGCACCGCTGTTGACCGCGGCCCCCACCCCGATCACCCAGGTCGTGCTGTCCATCGGCCCGGTGGTCGCGACCCGCGGCAAGCTCTCCTGGTGGGAGACCCGGGCGCTGTTCGGTTGGACGGTGCTGGTCCCGCGGACCAAGGAACAGGCGGCGATCCTGTCCGACCTGCTGCGTTCGCACGGCGCAAGCCCGCTGGAGGTGCCGACGATCGCCGTCGAGCCCCCGCGGACCGCCGCCCCGATGGAGCGCGCGATCACCGGTCTGGTCTCTGGGCGCTACCAGTGGGTGGCCTTCACCTCGGTCAACGCGGTCAAGGCGGTGCAGGAGAAGGTCGAGGAACGCAGCCTCGACGCCCGCGCGTTCGCGGGGGTCAAGGTTGCGGCGATCGGCGAGGCGACGGCCGACGCGCTGCGTACCTTCGGTATCCGGCCCGATCTCGTCCCGTCCGGGCAGCAGTCCAGCGAGGGGCTGCTGGCGGACTGGCCGGACTTCGACGACACCCTCGACCTGCTCGACCGGGTGCTGCTGCCGCGTGCCGACATCGCCACCGAGACCCTGGTCGCCGGCCTGAAGGAACGCGGCTGGCAGGTCGATGACGTGACGGCCTACCGCACCGTGCGTGCCGCTCCGCCGCCCGCATCCATCCGGGAGGCGCTGAAGGGCGGCCGGGTCGACGCGGTCGTCTTCACCTCATCCTCGACCGTGCGCAACCTGGTCGGCATCGCCGGCAAGCCCCACGAGACGACGGTGATCGCCGTGATCGGTCCGGCGACGGCCGCCACTGCCCAGGAGCTCGGGCTGCGCGTCGACGTGCAGGCTCCGGAGGCGTCCATCCCCGCCCTTGTCGGGGCGCTGG